In Syngnathus scovelli strain Florida chromosome 11, RoL_Ssco_1.2, whole genome shotgun sequence, one DNA window encodes the following:
- the zgc:158258 gene encoding specifically androgen-regulated gene protein isoform X2 — translation MLADMDNTGSYDSGQSAFSDDSLEHLSAEEKACLMFLEETIESLDTEDDSGLANDEVDLLPDPGCLASRLAHLSASMSKTKLNGLQKHNALETIREKVENKAIQNYLVPTPFVLASGSNCCEPSVKAGIQLNNKSLSLSQKPAGVHEVNVMKPPASKAKVHFVKTGERGPLSYDALVYLRRSASTKKTPLCPTVDHTIGPSVIKEDPNTGNVGRLDRAISKVSRFMAGPPPVVPKLPKMSSNISVKREKEATPASNSSYSLKNATDPKVVRREALQKLGLLKDQHSETTQVAQLESYLSAGNGFSKRLTNVNPLRSPSFCQAPAPGPGPRNKGLQSSASFHHYSRATSLSHPNQLNRLKVASPEQPTVLVKHKNDKNHSELKSVVEDPPVAPKASDCVTYTVMMVPGMDADRKEALRKLGLLKDK, via the exons ATGTTGGCTGACATGGACAACACCGGCAGCTATGACAGCGGACAATCTGCTTTC AGCGATGATAGTTTGGAGCATTTGTCTGCCGAGGAGAAAGCctgcctcatgtttttggaaGAGACCATCGAGTCTCTGGACACCGAGGACGACAGCGGACTCGCCAACGACGAAGTGGACCTCTTGCCTGACCCTGGATGCTTGGCTTCTCGACTAGCGCATCTGTCAGCCTCCATGAGCAAAACCAAGCTCAATG GTCTGCAAAAGCACAATGCTTTGGAAACTATCAGGGAGAAAGTGGAGAACAAAGCCATCCAGAACTATCTTGTACCAACACCTTTTGTTTTGGCGAGCGGCTCCAATTGTTGTGAACCAAGCGTGAAAGCTGGAATTCAACTAAACAACAAATCGCTTTCATTGAGCCAAAAGCCTGCCGGTGTTCACGAGGTCAACGTTATGAAACCTCCCGCAAGCAAAGCCAAAGTCCACTTTGTGAAGACAGGTGAAAGGGGACCTTTATCCTACGATGCACTTGTCTACCTGCGGAGGAGCGCCTCCACAAAGAAAACACCTTTATGTCCTACAGTTGATCACACCATAGGCCCTTCTGTCATCAAAGAAGATCCAAACACTGGAAATGTGGGAAGGCTTGACAGAGCCATCTCCAAGGTGAGCAGATTTATGGCAGGCCCGCCACCTGTTGTACCGAAACTCCCCAAAATGTCTTCAAATATCTCCGTGAAAAGAGAAAAGGAAGCGACCCCCGCCTCAAACTCATCGTACAGTCTCAAGAACGCGACAGATCCCAAAGTGGTGAGACGGGAAGCTTTGCAAAAGTTAGGCCTCCTCAAAGACCAACACTCAGAAACTACTCAAGTGGCCCAACTGGAGTCTTATTTGTCTGCAGGCAACGGATTTTCAAAACGACTCACAAATGTAAATCCGTTGAGAAGTCCGTCTTTTTGCCAGGCTCCGGCACCCGGTCCTGGGCCTAGGAACAAGGGTCTGCAGAGCAGTGCTAGTTTCCACCACTACTCCAGGGCCACCTCGCTTTCTCATCCCAACCAACTCAACAGATTGAAGGTGGCCAGTCCAGAGCAACCTACTGTCCTGGTCAAGCACAAAAATGACAAGAACCATTCAGAACTAAAAAGTGTCGTTGAGGATCCGCCAGTCGCCCCCAAAGCCTCAGATTGTGTGACGTACACAGTAATGATGGTGCCTGGAATGGACGCCGACAGAAAAGAGGCGCTCAGGAAGTTGGGACTGCTCAAGGACAAGTAA
- the zgc:158258 gene encoding specifically androgen-regulated gene protein isoform X1, with amino-acid sequence MLADMDNTGSYDSGQSAFVSLVGLNFSKVESRNVPRGCSFPFQSDDSLEHLSAEEKACLMFLEETIESLDTEDDSGLANDEVDLLPDPGCLASRLAHLSASMSKTKLNGLQKHNALETIREKVENKAIQNYLVPTPFVLASGSNCCEPSVKAGIQLNNKSLSLSQKPAGVHEVNVMKPPASKAKVHFVKTGERGPLSYDALVYLRRSASTKKTPLCPTVDHTIGPSVIKEDPNTGNVGRLDRAISKVSRFMAGPPPVVPKLPKMSSNISVKREKEATPASNSSYSLKNATDPKVVRREALQKLGLLKDQHSETTQVAQLESYLSAGNGFSKRLTNVNPLRSPSFCQAPAPGPGPRNKGLQSSASFHHYSRATSLSHPNQLNRLKVASPEQPTVLVKHKNDKNHSELKSVVEDPPVAPKASDCVTYTVMMVPGMDADRKEALRKLGLLKDK; translated from the exons ATGTTGGCTGACATGGACAACACCGGCAGCTATGACAGCGGACAATCTGCTTTCGTAAGTCTTGTGGGCTTAAACTTCTCCAAGGTGGAAAGCCGGAATGTTCCACGGGGATGTTCTTTTCCATTCCAGAGCGATGATAGTTTGGAGCATTTGTCTGCCGAGGAGAAAGCctgcctcatgtttttggaaGAGACCATCGAGTCTCTGGACACCGAGGACGACAGCGGACTCGCCAACGACGAAGTGGACCTCTTGCCTGACCCTGGATGCTTGGCTTCTCGACTAGCGCATCTGTCAGCCTCCATGAGCAAAACCAAGCTCAATG GTCTGCAAAAGCACAATGCTTTGGAAACTATCAGGGAGAAAGTGGAGAACAAAGCCATCCAGAACTATCTTGTACCAACACCTTTTGTTTTGGCGAGCGGCTCCAATTGTTGTGAACCAAGCGTGAAAGCTGGAATTCAACTAAACAACAAATCGCTTTCATTGAGCCAAAAGCCTGCCGGTGTTCACGAGGTCAACGTTATGAAACCTCCCGCAAGCAAAGCCAAAGTCCACTTTGTGAAGACAGGTGAAAGGGGACCTTTATCCTACGATGCACTTGTCTACCTGCGGAGGAGCGCCTCCACAAAGAAAACACCTTTATGTCCTACAGTTGATCACACCATAGGCCCTTCTGTCATCAAAGAAGATCCAAACACTGGAAATGTGGGAAGGCTTGACAGAGCCATCTCCAAGGTGAGCAGATTTATGGCAGGCCCGCCACCTGTTGTACCGAAACTCCCCAAAATGTCTTCAAATATCTCCGTGAAAAGAGAAAAGGAAGCGACCCCCGCCTCAAACTCATCGTACAGTCTCAAGAACGCGACAGATCCCAAAGTGGTGAGACGGGAAGCTTTGCAAAAGTTAGGCCTCCTCAAAGACCAACACTCAGAAACTACTCAAGTGGCCCAACTGGAGTCTTATTTGTCTGCAGGCAACGGATTTTCAAAACGACTCACAAATGTAAATCCGTTGAGAAGTCCGTCTTTTTGCCAGGCTCCGGCACCCGGTCCTGGGCCTAGGAACAAGGGTCTGCAGAGCAGTGCTAGTTTCCACCACTACTCCAGGGCCACCTCGCTTTCTCATCCCAACCAACTCAACAGATTGAAGGTGGCCAGTCCAGAGCAACCTACTGTCCTGGTCAAGCACAAAAATGACAAGAACCATTCAGAACTAAAAAGTGTCGTTGAGGATCCGCCAGTCGCCCCCAAAGCCTCAGATTGTGTGACGTACACAGTAATGATGGTGCCTGGAATGGACGCCGACAGAAAAGAGGCGCTCAGGAAGTTGGGACTGCTCAAGGACAAGTAA